One segment of Setaria viridis chromosome 4, Setaria_viridis_v4.0, whole genome shotgun sequence DNA contains the following:
- the LOC117853333 gene encoding uncharacterized protein — protein sequence MGNVEATSFMVSPELGDALAKVAVFALVQALVYLILRKSSDVFSPGKAAARSLSFRPMRSMSVRRVLATFSDVPVGVPEDGAGAGAPSPSPLDPGAECGTSWSK from the coding sequence ATGGGCAATGTGGAGGCGACGTCGTTCATGGTCTCGCCGGAGCTCGGCGACGCGCTGGCGAAGGTGGCCGTGTTCGCGCTGGTCCAGGCGCTGGTCTACCTGATCCTGCGCAAGTCCTCGGACGTCTTCTCCccggggaaggcggcggcgagatcGCTCAGCTTCCGGCCCATGCGGAGCATGAGCGTCCGCCGCGTGCTGGCCACGTTCTCCGACGTCCCCGTCGGCGTCCCggaggacggcgccggcgccggcgccccgtCGCCTTCGCCGTTGGACCCGGGCGCCGAGTGTGGCACCAGCTGGTCGAAGTGA
- the LOC117853127 gene encoding uncharacterized protein, with protein MMAGGGGGYSPYYQPAPYYYNYYPQQPRLRGGGGQPSVCVFILLATVSLIAATTLFAWCESAVGSLLDQLRRLLILSPLLLIVAVQLWVATGGDGGGGGIMCALSEMVAGDHRRQYGYGYGVGGAAGAGSSPWGVALALVLVLFLVSFHSSFQERWFPLLGR; from the coding sequence AtgatggcgggcggcggcggcggctactcGCCGTACTACCAGCCGGCGCCGTACTACTACAACTACTACCCGCAGCAGCCGCGGctacgaggcggcggcgggcagccgTCGGTGTGCGTCTTCATCCTCCTCGCGACGGTCTCCCtcatcgccgccaccacgcTGTTCGCGTGGTGCGAGTCGGCGGTGGGGAGCCTGCTCGACCAGCTCCGGCGCCTCCTCATCCTGTCCCCGCTGCTGCTCATCGTCGCCGTGCAGCTCTGGGTGGcgaccggcggcgacggcggagggggcggcatCATGTGCGCCCTCTCGGAGATGGTAGCGGGGGACCACAGGCGGCAGTACGGGTACGGgtacggcgtcggcggcgcggccggcgccggatcGTCGCCGTGGGGCGTGGCGCTGGCGTTGGTGCTCGTGCTCTTCCTGGTCTCGTTCCATTCGTCGTTCCAGGAGAGGTGGTTTCCTCTGCTTGGCCGGTGA
- the LOC117852879 gene encoding pantothenate kinase 1 yields the protein MGEATGRRGRVVDLSGAEIRGDIEGRNPPIFLPRQPAASPLLALDIGGTLIKLVYTASCGGGGSGDGDGDGDGAELRFAKFERRRLQECFDFVRAKGLLGCNGTRSSKENMPLKATGGGAYKFADDFREKLGVCLDKLDEMDSVVSGANFLLQNIPGAAFTHMNGQRNPVDVSPNNLFPYLLVNIGSGVSILKVTGNRKFERVTGTHIGGGTMFGLAKLLTGCKSYDEFLQLSQKGDNFVLDLIVKDICGELVCQKQGLSMSTLASSFGKVITSKKKLTDYKPEDLASTLLSAFTYNIAQIAFLVASLLGLRRVFFGGSYIRGHKSTMENISFAIDFWSQSQMQAVFLRHEGYLGALGALMSYGDLSGENLTLEESKEKEPHHEATAPVDGISADEENDSNIFPYLLVNIGSGVSMIEVIGKGKFERIIGSHLGGGTILGLARLLTGCSSYEEFLELSQRGNNLSVDLTVGDIYGEEGYPKIGLPASTTAASFGKVNSNKLSDYKMEDLAAALLNSFTYNIGQIAYFVANLSGLKRIFFRGAYVCGHEKTMDKISRSLKYWSKGEVETTFLCHEGFLGTLGAFWSYENMGIDSLAAHEVIREVLLGAPYTGQFPSLPVTEQQENGENNTLEGEVESLRHENAALKAEVERLQRENVELRAKLGAATL from the exons atggGCGAGGCGAcgggccgccgcggccgcgtcgtCGACCTCTCGGGCGCCGAGATCCGCGGGGACATCGAGGGCCGCAACCCGCCCATCTTCCTCCCGCGCCAGCCCGCCGCGTCCCCGCTCCTCGCCCTCGACATCGGCG GGACTCTGATCAAGCTGGTGTACACGGCGAgctgcggcggaggaggcagcggcgatggcgacggcgacggcgacggcgcggagcTGCGGTTCGCCAAGTTCGAGAGGCGCCGGCTCCAGGAGTGCTTCGACTTCGTCCGGGCGAAGGGGCTCCTCGGCTGCAACG GGACAAGGTCAAGCAAAGAAAACATGCCGCTGAAG GCTACAGGCGGTGGAGCATATAAATTTGCTGATGATTTCCGGGAGAAACTAGGTGTTTGTCTGGACAAGCTTGATGAAATGGATAGCGTTGTTTCTGGAGCAAACTTTTTGTTGCAG AATATCCCTGGCGCAGCCTTCACACACATGAATGGACAGAGGAATCCAGTAGATGTTTCCCCAAACAACTTGTTTCCTTACCTACTTGTCAACATTGGCTCAGGAGTTAGCATACTGAAG GTCACTGGAAATAGAAAGTTTGAAAGGGTAACTGGGACACACATCGGTGGCGGTACCATGTTTGGTTTAGCGAAACTTTTAACAGGCTGTAAGAG TTATGATGAATTCTTGCAATTAAGCCAGAAAGGGGACAACTTTGTCCTTGATCTAATTGTCAAGGATATATGTGGAGAGCTTGTCTGCCAGAAG CAAGGACTTTCGATGTCAACTCTTGCTTCTAGCTTTGGGAAAGTTATTACTTCCAAAAAAAAGCTGACAGATTATAAGCCTGAAGACCTTGCATCCACATTGTTGAGCGCCTTCACCTACAACATTGCACAG ATTGCTTTCCTTGTTGCATCACTCCTGGGCCTCCGAAGGGTCTTCTTCGGTGGATCATATATACGTGGACACAAAAGCACAATggaaaacatttcttttgcaaTTGATTTCTG GTCACAGAGCCAAATGCAAGCAGTATTCTTGCGACATGAAGGGTATTTGGGAGCGCTTGGTGCCTTAATGAGTTATGGGGATCTCAGTGGTGAAAATCTTACCCTTGAGGAATCAAAGGAGAAG GAGCCTCATCATGAGGCAACAGCACCTGTTGATGGTATATCAGCAGATGAAGAGAATGATAGCAATATATTTCCTTACCTTCTTGTTAATATCGGATCAGGTGTCAGCATGATCGAG GTAATTGGTAAGGGGAAGTTTGAAAGAATTATAGGATCCCATCTAGGTGGTGGTACTATTCTTGGTCTTGCCAGGCTTTTGACTGGCTGTTCAAG TTATGAAGAATTCTTGGAGTTGAGCCAGAGGGGCAATAATTTGTCCGTTGATTTGACTGTTGGAGACATATATGGGGAAGAGGGTTATCCGAAG ATTGGTCTTCCAGCATCCACTACTGCGGCTAGCTTTGGAAAAGTGAACTCAAACAAACTATCAGATTATAAAATGGAGGATCTTGCTGCTGCTCTATTGAATTCTTTCACTTACAACATTGGGCAG ATAGCCTACTTTGTGGCTAATCTTTCAGGCCTGAAGAGAATTTTCTTCCGAGGTGCTTACGTCTGTGGTCATGAAAAGACTATGGACAAGATCTCTCGTTCCCTAAAATATTG GTCCAAAGGTGAAGTCGAGACAACATTTCTATGTCACGAAGGGTTCTTGGGAACACTGGGTGCATTTTGGAGTTATGAGAACATGGGAATTGATAGCTTGGCAGCACATGAAGTTATTAGGGAGGTCTTGCTTGGTGCACCATACACTGGCCAATTCCCATCTTTACCTGTCACTGAACAACAGGAGAAT GGAGAAAATAATACACTTGAAGGGGAGGTGGAAAGCTTACGGCATGAGAATGCTGCGCTGAAGGCTGAGGTTGAGCGATTACAAAGGGAGAATGTGGAATTGAGAGCTAAGCTGGGAGCTGCAACCTTGTGA